One genomic segment of uncultured Desulfobacter sp. includes these proteins:
- a CDS encoding methyltransferase produces the protein MKKSSKNRLTIHQQTLFPKETLFDRIARAVCRSQTLPRKELYEAWEVAKRIRRQFRGGRIVDLACGHGLVSHILLLLDDTSPNALAVDMHIPENAKALSQTLIKTWPRLKDRIFFRQMPLEQTQISSQDIVVSVHACGTLTDAVIEKALSARAKLAVLPCCHDLEACDTGGLEGWMDGPLAVDATRAFRLICKDYTVMTKKIPGEITPKNRLLMAYPNNG, from the coding sequence ATGAAAAAATCCTCTAAAAACAGGCTCACCATACATCAGCAGACGTTATTCCCCAAAGAGACCCTTTTTGATAGAATTGCAAGGGCGGTATGCCGGTCCCAGACGCTGCCGAGAAAAGAGCTATACGAAGCATGGGAGGTGGCAAAGCGAATCAGAAGGCAGTTCCGAGGTGGCAGAATAGTTGACCTGGCATGCGGCCACGGCCTGGTTTCCCATATTCTACTTCTATTAGATGATACCTCTCCAAACGCCCTTGCCGTTGATATGCATATCCCGGAAAATGCAAAAGCGCTGTCCCAAACTTTGATCAAAACATGGCCTCGATTAAAAGATAGAATTTTTTTCAGACAGATGCCCCTTGAGCAGACACAAATATCTTCCCAGGATATTGTCGTATCCGTTCATGCCTGCGGCACACTTACAGATGCGGTGATCGAAAAAGCCTTGTCTGCCAGGGCAAAACTTGCGGTGCTACCATGCTGCCATGATCTTGAAGCCTGTGACACAGGCGGCCTTGAAGGTTGGATGGACGGCCCCCTGGCCGTGGATGCCACACGGGCTTTCAGGTTGATCTGCAAAGACTATACAGTGATGACAAAAAAAATCCCCGGGGAGATCACACCTAAAAATCGTCTTCTCATGGCATACCCCAATAACGGGTAA
- the ispG gene encoding flavodoxin-dependent (E)-4-hydroxy-3-methylbut-2-enyl-diphosphate synthase codes for MPLLKERRKTRQIKVGSQPVGSQAPVSVQSMTNTQTQDVQATVNQILSLEKAGCEIVRAAVPDMEATKALEKIKAQIHIPLIADIHFDWRLALASAESGVDGLRINPGNIGTADKIKAVVDCAKAHNLPIRIGVNGGSLEKEIEKKFGVTARGMVESALANIRILEDLGFYDIKVSLKASDVERTVEAYRALSPLTDVPLHVGVTEAGGLYAGITKSAIGIGMLLAEGIGDTIRVSLTRDPVEEIRTGFEILRALGLRRRGPELISCPTCGRCKINLFKIAEQVEKALLERSAQIKVAIMGCAVNGPGEAKEADIGIAGGDGKGILFKKGKVIRKIDQAYLVDELIKEIDAMTSNAEEINGKES; via the coding sequence ATGCCGCTGCTCAAAGAACGCCGGAAAACCCGGCAGATAAAAGTAGGATCACAACCTGTGGGCTCCCAGGCCCCGGTTTCGGTTCAGTCCATGACCAACACCCAGACCCAGGATGTGCAAGCCACTGTAAATCAGATATTGTCCCTGGAAAAGGCCGGGTGCGAAATTGTCCGGGCAGCCGTGCCGGATATGGAAGCGACCAAGGCTTTAGAAAAAATTAAAGCACAGATTCACATCCCCTTGATCGCTGATATCCATTTTGACTGGCGTCTGGCCCTTGCTTCGGCCGAATCCGGTGTGGATGGGCTGCGGATCAATCCGGGTAATATCGGCACGGCTGATAAAATAAAGGCCGTGGTGGACTGTGCCAAGGCCCACAATCTTCCCATCCGCATCGGGGTAAACGGCGGATCTTTGGAAAAAGAGATTGAGAAAAAATTCGGTGTGACAGCCCGGGGTATGGTGGAAAGTGCCCTTGCCAATATCCGGATTCTGGAGGATCTGGGGTTTTATGATATTAAAGTATCCTTGAAGGCTTCGGATGTTGAGCGAACCGTGGAGGCCTACCGGGCGCTTTCACCGTTGACGGACGTGCCCCTTCATGTCGGTGTCACCGAAGCGGGTGGTCTTTATGCCGGCATCACCAAATCCGCCATCGGTATTGGTATGCTCCTGGCCGAAGGGATCGGAGATACCATCCGGGTCTCCCTGACCCGGGACCCGGTGGAAGAGATCCGCACTGGATTTGAAATTTTGCGTGCATTGGGTCTGCGCCGGCGGGGTCCGGAGTTGATCTCCTGTCCCACTTGCGGGCGGTGTAAAATAAATTTGTTTAAAATTGCCGAACAGGTAGAAAAAGCTTTACTTGAACGCTCAGCACAGATTAAAGTTGCTATTATGGGATGCGCGGTCAACGGTCCCGGAGAAGCCAAAGAAGCAGACATCGGCATTGCCGGCGGCGACGGCAAGGGCATTTTGTTTAAAAAGGGGAAGGTTATCCGCAAAATTGACCAGGCGTATCTTGTGGATGAACTGATAAAAGAGATTGACGCAATGACTTCAAATGCGGAGGAAATAAATGGGAAAGAAAGTTAA
- the proS gene encoding proline--tRNA ligase, with product MGKKVKTAITPTREEDYPQWYQEVVKASDMSENSPVRGCMVIKPWGFAIWENIQRQMDALFKETGVKNAYFPLFIPLSYLEKEAEHVDGFAKECAVVTHHKLEKGKDGGLVPAGELAEPLIVRPTSETIIGESMSKWTSSYRDLPILLNQWANVVRWEMRTRMFLRTSEFLWQEGHTAHATKDEAMERTLQMLDIYAKFVEDCLAMPVIKGRKSESERFPGADDTTCIESMMQDKRALQAGTSHFLGQNFAKSSNIKFQNEAGQEDYAWTTSWGTSTRMIGGMIMVHSDDDGLVVPPRIAPAHVVILPIIKKGADNSGVLESAEALKAALRQQTFYGRPVEVEIDNRDIGGARGWDWVKKGIPVRVELGLRDIENNSVFMARRDTGEKKAINRDAFITTIADILDDIQNSLFQRALAFRKANTFSIDEKKQFYDLYKNAKGYNNGAFVLAHWCGSGQCEEKIKQDLSVTIRCIPFDSPDEEGTCIYCGEKSERRVLFAKAY from the coding sequence ATGGGAAAGAAAGTTAAGACTGCCATCACCCCCACAAGGGAAGAAGATTATCCCCAGTGGTACCAGGAGGTGGTAAAAGCCTCGGACATGTCGGAAAATTCGCCGGTCCGCGGATGCATGGTGATAAAACCATGGGGATTTGCCATCTGGGAAAACATCCAGCGCCAGATGGATGCCCTTTTCAAGGAGACCGGGGTAAAAAACGCCTATTTCCCACTATTTATTCCCCTAAGCTACCTTGAAAAAGAGGCCGAGCATGTGGATGGTTTTGCCAAAGAGTGTGCCGTTGTCACCCATCATAAGTTGGAAAAAGGCAAAGACGGCGGGCTTGTACCGGCCGGGGAGTTGGCCGAGCCTTTGATTGTCCGGCCCACATCCGAAACGATTATTGGTGAATCCATGTCCAAATGGACCTCATCTTACCGGGATCTGCCCATTCTTTTAAACCAGTGGGCCAATGTGGTGCGCTGGGAAATGCGCACGCGCATGTTTCTGCGCACCAGTGAATTTTTATGGCAGGAAGGCCATACGGCCCATGCCACCAAAGATGAGGCCATGGAACGTACCCTTCAGATGCTGGACATTTACGCCAAGTTTGTTGAGGATTGCTTGGCCATGCCGGTAATTAAAGGCCGTAAAAGTGAATCCGAACGGTTCCCAGGGGCGGATGACACCACCTGTATTGAATCCATGATGCAGGATAAAAGAGCGCTTCAGGCCGGCACCTCCCATTTCCTGGGTCAGAATTTTGCCAAAAGCTCCAACATCAAATTCCAGAATGAAGCGGGCCAGGAAGACTATGCATGGACCACTTCCTGGGGAACATCCACCCGGATGATCGGCGGCATGATCATGGTGCATTCCGATGATGACGGCTTGGTGGTTCCGCCCCGCATTGCCCCGGCCCATGTTGTGATTCTTCCCATTATCAAAAAAGGGGCTGATAATTCAGGTGTCCTGGAAAGCGCTGAAGCGCTTAAAGCTGCCCTAAGGCAGCAGACCTTTTACGGCCGGCCCGTGGAAGTGGAGATCGATAACCGGGACATCGGCGGTGCCAGAGGATGGGACTGGGTAAAAAAAGGTATTCCGGTGCGCGTGGAACTTGGTCTCAGGGACATTGAAAACAATAGTGTGTTCATGGCCCGCAGGGATACGGGTGAAAAAAAGGCAATTAACAGAGATGCATTCATAACTACCATTGCCGATATTCTGGATGACATCCAGAACTCTTTGTTCCAGCGAGCCCTTGCCTTTCGAAAAGCCAACACCTTTTCCATTGATGAAAAAAAACAATTTTACGATTTGTATAAAAATGCAAAGGGGTATAACAACGGCGCGTTTGTCCTGGCCCACTGGTGCGGATCAGGTCAGTGTGAAGAAAAAATAAAACAGGATCTGTCCGTAACCATCCGGTGTATTCCCTTTGACAGCCCTGATGAAGAGGGAACATGTATTTATTGTGGTGAAAAAAGTGAGAGGCGGGTCCTGTTTGCCAAGGCCTATTAG
- a CDS encoding bifunctional (p)ppGpp synthetase/guanosine-3',5'-bis(diphosphate) 3'-pyrophosphohydrolase, protein MIRITDILDKIYEYSPDADVSLIDRAYIYSAQVHEGQVRLSGEPYLSHPLEVANILADMKLDMESIAAALLHDVIEDTPATKEGISDMFGPGVAHIVEGVTKLSALHAATKVAQQAESLRKMILAMADDIRVVLIKLADRLHNMRTLKYHKKPEKQAAIAQETLDIYAPIAARLGIFWIKNELEEIAFFYTLREEHDRILTLVNKAKDEQEAYINEVSTSLHYKMEEMELPCQIKGRFKSFYSIYQKMLSQGLEFDEVYDLIAFRIILDTVPQCYAAMGAVHSMWKPIYYKIKDYIGNPKPNMYQSIHTTVIGPKGERVEIQIRTHEMNRVAESGIAAHWSYKEGTRIDENTGELFAWIRNLVENQENLKDPDEFLENVRIDLYPGEIYVFTPAGEIKTLPKKATPVDFAYRIHTEVGAQCTGARVNGKLVPLAYELRTGDTIEIITTKGHTPSRDWLNFVKTVKAKTKIRAYINARERERSYSLGREMCEKTFRKRNQNFNALIKSGDIGRVAESLGFKTVDDLIAHVGFGQMTALQVLKRVVPELEKDSEDADAAIIEKIVSRPSGKRTSGVIVKGLDDILVKFSKCCNPLPGDPIIGYITQGQGVAIHRKNCINVLKVSSERIIDVEWASDIKESYPASISIKTDDRHGLLADIAAVISKAGINISNAHSETSDEGIGVFYFTIMVESSGQLKKVMTELRRVKTVNEVKRVITEDINSGSQSK, encoded by the coding sequence ATGATTCGAATCACCGACATATTGGATAAAATCTATGAATACAGTCCAGATGCTGATGTCTCGCTTATTGACCGGGCTTATATCTATTCCGCCCAGGTTCATGAAGGCCAGGTAAGGCTCTCGGGAGAACCTTATCTGTCCCATCCCCTGGAGGTGGCCAATATTCTGGCCGACATGAAGCTGGATATGGAGAGCATTGCCGCCGCCCTGCTCCATGATGTGATTGAGGACACTCCTGCCACCAAAGAAGGTATTTCCGATATGTTCGGCCCCGGGGTCGCGCATATTGTGGAAGGCGTGACCAAACTGTCCGCCCTGCATGCGGCCACCAAGGTGGCCCAGCAGGCAGAATCCCTGCGTAAAATGATCCTGGCCATGGCAGATGATATCCGGGTGGTACTCATCAAACTAGCAGACCGTCTGCATAATATGCGGACCCTTAAATACCATAAAAAACCGGAAAAGCAGGCGGCCATCGCCCAGGAAACCCTGGATATCTATGCACCCATCGCCGCACGTCTTGGCATCTTCTGGATTAAAAATGAACTGGAAGAGATTGCCTTTTTTTACACCCTGCGTGAAGAGCACGATCGTATCCTGACCCTGGTCAATAAGGCTAAGGACGAGCAGGAAGCCTATATTAATGAGGTCTCAACCTCCCTGCACTATAAAATGGAAGAGATGGAACTGCCCTGCCAGATCAAGGGCCGGTTTAAATCCTTTTACTCCATTTACCAGAAAATGTTGTCCCAGGGTCTTGAGTTTGATGAGGTTTATGACCTCATTGCCTTTCGAATTATCCTGGATACCGTACCCCAATGTTATGCTGCCATGGGCGCGGTTCACTCCATGTGGAAACCCATCTATTATAAAATAAAGGACTATATCGGCAATCCCAAGCCCAATATGTACCAGTCCATCCACACCACGGTAATCGGCCCCAAAGGTGAACGGGTGGAAATTCAGATCAGGACCCATGAGATGAACCGGGTGGCGGAATCCGGCATTGCAGCCCATTGGTCATATAAGGAAGGTACCAGGATTGATGAAAATACCGGCGAACTTTTTGCCTGGATCCGGAATCTTGTGGAGAACCAGGAAAACCTCAAAGATCCGGATGAATTCCTTGAAAATGTGCGTATAGATCTATATCCTGGAGAAATTTACGTATTTACCCCGGCCGGCGAGATTAAAACGCTGCCCAAAAAAGCCACCCCCGTTGATTTTGCCTATCGGATTCACACGGAAGTTGGGGCCCAGTGTACAGGTGCCCGGGTCAATGGCAAGCTTGTACCCCTGGCCTATGAGCTGCGCACCGGTGATACCATTGAAATCATAACCACCAAAGGACACACCCCCAGCAGGGACTGGCTCAATTTTGTTAAAACAGTCAAGGCAAAGACAAAAATCAGGGCCTATATCAATGCCAGGGAAAGAGAGCGAAGCTATTCCCTGGGACGGGAAATGTGTGAGAAAACATTCAGAAAACGCAATCAAAATTTCAACGCCCTGATCAAGTCAGGTGATATCGGCAGGGTGGCAGAGTCATTGGGTTTCAAGACGGTTGACGACCTGATCGCCCATGTGGGATTCGGACAAATGACAGCGCTTCAAGTGCTGAAGCGGGTTGTGCCGGAACTTGAAAAAGATTCAGAGGATGCCGATGCTGCCATCATTGAAAAAATAGTTTCCCGGCCTTCGGGTAAACGAACCTCCGGGGTTATTGTAAAGGGACTTGATGATATTCTGGTCAAGTTTTCAAAATGCTGCAATCCCCTGCCGGGGGATCCCATAATCGGATATATCACCCAGGGCCAAGGGGTTGCCATCCACCGGAAAAATTGCATTAATGTTTTAAAAGTGAGCAGTGAAAGAATTATTGACGTCGAATGGGCCAGTGATATTAAGGAATCATACCCTGCGTCCATCTCCATCAAGACAGACGATCGCCACGGCCTTCTGGCCGACATTGCTGCTGTGATTTCAAAGGCCGGTATCAATATTTCAAACGCTCACTCGGAAACATCGGATGAAGGTATTGGCGTTTTTTATTTCACCATCATGGTGGAAAGTTCCGGGCAGCTTAAAAAAGTAATGACAGAACTTCGCCGGGTAAAAACCGTCAACGAGGTTAAACGGGTCATCACTGAAGATATTAATTCAGGCTCGCAATCAAAATAA
- a CDS encoding PhoH family protein: MKKIFILDTNVILHDSGCIHQFKDSDIYIPITVIEELDKFKKGNNVINCNARDFLRTLDALSCDTVLNGGAPIDNGEGSIAIRLDTALDPIIKNNFNEITPDVRIINIAYSIAKENGFKNVVFVTKDVNLRLKARSIGLKTENYNSQFVENISEMYTGMKVVNNISSQVLDDLYQKPYETQTARLGEDVALFANENVILKNGSKSALAYFDGASQVVKLIQPRICYGIKPRNSEQTFALNAMLNPDISLVTISGKAGTGKTLLALAAALAKKQFYRQIFIARPVVPLSNKDLGFLPGDVASKLDPYMQPLYDNLSVIQNQFNENGSNGKNIKELIEEEKIVITPISYIRGRSIVRVFFIVDEAQNLTPHEVKTIITRAGEGTKIVFTGDIFQIDHPYLDTQTNGLAYIIEKMKGQNLYAHINLEKGERSELAELASKIL, translated from the coding sequence ATGAAAAAAATTTTTATCCTGGATACCAACGTCATCCTACATGACAGCGGATGCATTCATCAATTCAAAGACAGTGACATTTATATTCCCATTACGGTTATTGAAGAACTGGATAAATTTAAAAAAGGGAACAATGTCATTAATTGCAATGCCCGGGATTTTTTAAGGACCCTGGATGCGTTGTCCTGTGATACGGTGCTCAACGGCGGGGCGCCCATTGATAACGGAGAAGGCTCTATTGCCATCCGCCTGGATACCGCCTTGGATCCCATAATTAAAAATAATTTTAATGAAATCACTCCGGATGTCAGAATTATAAATATTGCCTATTCCATTGCCAAAGAAAATGGTTTTAAAAATGTTGTTTTTGTAACCAAGGATGTGAACTTACGCCTGAAAGCCCGGTCCATTGGTTTAAAAACTGAAAATTATAACTCTCAGTTTGTTGAAAATATTTCCGAGATGTACACCGGTATGAAGGTGGTGAATAACATCAGCTCCCAGGTACTGGACGACCTGTATCAGAAACCCTATGAAACCCAAACCGCAAGACTGGGAGAAGATGTTGCTCTTTTTGCCAATGAAAATGTGATATTGAAAAACGGATCCAAATCCGCTCTGGCTTATTTTGACGGCGCAAGTCAGGTCGTGAAATTGATTCAGCCTAGAATATGCTACGGCATCAAACCGCGAAATTCGGAGCAGACATTTGCCCTGAATGCCATGCTTAATCCGGACATCTCCCTTGTTACCATTTCCGGCAAAGCAGGTACCGGAAAAACCCTGCTGGCCTTGGCTGCTGCCCTGGCTAAAAAGCAGTTTTACCGCCAGATTTTCATCGCCCGGCCTGTGGTTCCGCTGAGTAACAAAGATTTAGGGTTTCTTCCAGGAGATGTGGCTTCCAAGCTGGACCCATATATGCAGCCCCTGTATGACAATCTCTCTGTTATACAGAATCAATTTAACGAAAATGGTTCCAACGGAAAAAATATCAAGGAGCTGATAGAAGAAGAAAAGATCGTTATCACACCGATTTCATATATCAGGGGCCGATCTATTGTACGGGTGTTTTTTATCGTGGATGAGGCCCAGAACCTGACTCCCCATGAGGTAAAAACCATCATCACACGGGCAGGAGAGGGCACAAAAATTGTTTTTACAGGAGATATCTTCCAGATAGACCATCCCTATCTGGACACCCAAACCAATGGACTTGCCTATATTATAGAAAAGATGAAGGGTCAAAATCTTTATGCCCACATCAATCTTGAGAAAGGTGAGCGTTCCGAATTGGCGGAACTGGCTTCAAAAATCCTATAG
- the rpmB gene encoding 50S ribosomal protein L28 codes for MSKECAICGKRPMVGNNVSHAHNLNKRRFNPNLQRVRAVIKPGCVRKIDVCTSCIKAGKVTKAS; via the coding sequence ATGTCAAAAGAATGTGCAATCTGTGGAAAAAGGCCAATGGTCGGCAACAATGTCAGCCATGCTCATAATCTCAATAAAAGGCGCTTCAATCCCAATCTTCAGAGAGTTCGTGCGGTGATTAAACCTGGTTGCGTCAGAAAAATTGATGTATGCACATCCTGCATTAAGGCGGGAAAAGTAACCAAAGCCTCTTAG
- a CDS encoding outer membrane protein assembly factor BamD, with the protein MKKILIAGLVILLLSGCSLFEEKHQMNKNAQQLAAEGAASFMSEDYEDAIKAYTDLKDWYPFSKYAILAELKIADAHFHLGEYPEAIAAYESFEKMHPKNEAVPYIINQIAMCWFNQIDTIDRDATPSKKAMAEFERLIRLFPENEYSQKALAHIDACIDNMVSHELYVANFYNKTKKYKAALKRYQYIVENYAGTDQSQIALEKLPEVSKHIKAAESDNEEK; encoded by the coding sequence ATGAAAAAAATTCTCATTGCAGGACTGGTCATTCTTTTGCTCTCGGGGTGTTCCCTGTTTGAAGAAAAACATCAGATGAACAAAAACGCCCAGCAGCTGGCAGCGGAAGGTGCTGCTTCATTTATGAGTGAGGACTATGAGGATGCGATCAAGGCGTATACGGATCTAAAAGACTGGTACCCGTTCAGTAAATATGCCATCCTGGCGGAATTAAAAATTGCCGATGCTCATTTTCATCTTGGGGAATATCCCGAGGCGATTGCTGCCTATGAAAGCTTTGAAAAAATGCATCCCAAAAATGAGGCTGTGCCATATATCATCAACCAGATCGCCATGTGCTGGTTTAATCAGATAGATACCATAGACAGGGATGCAACGCCTTCCAAAAAGGCCATGGCTGAGTTTGAAAGGCTGATCCGGTTGTTTCCGGAAAATGAGTACAGCCAGAAAGCTTTAGCCCATATTGATGCCTGCATTGACAATATGGTCAGCCATGAGTTGTATGTCGCCAATTTTTATAATAAAACTAAAAAATATAAGGCTGCACTGAAACGTTACCAGTATATTGTGGAAAACTATGCCGGGACAGATCAAAGCCAAATCGCACTTGAAAAACTTCCCGAGGTGTCTAAACACATTAAAGCAGCTGAATCCGACAACGAAGAAAAATAA
- the trxB gene encoding thioredoxin-disulfide reductase, with the protein MSEYDLVIIGAGPAGLTAGLYAARARMNVLLIEKAVPGGQVLITDWIENYPGFPEGISGFDLAEKIKDQALALGLTIETAEVHGLDLSGKTKEVILKEKRIKTKSLIIASGASPKRLGVGEDKFMGKGVSFCATCDGPFFKDKVLVAVGGGDTAIQESLFLTRFAKKVYLVHRRDELRAAKILQERAFANDKIEFIWDSVVTGMDGFFSVEKVNVKNLKTGDESKIDANGCFIWIGILPNTEFIKGDVNTDEGGFILVDTKMQTNVPGVFAIGDVRDTPLRQIATAVGDAAIAAVSAEHYVENL; encoded by the coding sequence ATGAGTGAATATGATCTAGTGATCATCGGTGCCGGGCCGGCCGGTCTGACCGCAGGACTGTATGCGGCCCGGGCCCGGATGAATGTTTTGCTGATTGAAAAAGCTGTTCCCGGCGGTCAGGTCCTTATAACGGACTGGATTGAAAATTATCCCGGGTTCCCCGAAGGTATTTCCGGGTTTGACCTGGCCGAAAAAATAAAAGATCAGGCCTTGGCCCTGGGCTTAACGATTGAAACCGCAGAGGTTCATGGGCTTGATCTTTCCGGGAAGACCAAGGAAGTCATTCTCAAGGAAAAACGCATTAAAACCAAGTCCCTGATCATTGCCTCGGGTGCATCTCCGAAGAGACTCGGGGTTGGCGAGGACAAGTTCATGGGTAAAGGGGTGTCCTTTTGCGCCACCTGTGACGGGCCTTTTTTCAAGGACAAAGTGTTGGTAGCAGTGGGCGGCGGGGATACCGCAATCCAGGAATCCCTTTTTCTCACCCGGTTTGCTAAAAAAGTGTATCTAGTCCATCGCAGGGATGAATTGCGGGCCGCTAAGATTCTTCAGGAAAGAGCTTTTGCCAACGATAAAATTGAATTCATTTGGGATAGTGTCGTGACGGGAATGGATGGATTTTTCAGCGTTGAAAAAGTTAATGTAAAAAATTTAAAAACCGGCGATGAGTCTAAAATTGATGCGAATGGCTGCTTTATCTGGATAGGAATTCTGCCCAACACCGAATTTATAAAAGGTGATGTCAATACCGATGAAGGTGGGTTTATTCTTGTAGACACCAAAATGCAAACTAACGTGCCCGGTGTTTTCGCTATCGGCGATGTCAGGGATACACCTTTGCGCCAGATTGCAACGGCTGTGGGAGATGCTGCTATTGCTGCGGTCAGTGCAGAGCATTATGTAGAGAACTTATAA
- the trxA gene encoding thioredoxin translates to MAENTIHLNDEDFDELLKTSDKPIMVDFWAPWCGPCKAIGPTIEALADEFGDQMIFAKVNVDDNPISPSKHNVQAIPTLIFFKDGAVVNQITGMVAKEKLEEAIKSVL, encoded by the coding sequence ATGGCGGAAAATACTATTCATCTCAACGACGAAGATTTCGACGAACTGTTAAAAACTTCTGACAAGCCGATTATGGTAGATTTCTGGGCGCCTTGGTGTGGTCCGTGCAAAGCCATTGGGCCAACCATTGAAGCATTGGCCGATGAATTTGGTGATCAGATGATCTTTGCCAAGGTCAACGTGGATGATAACCCCATAAGCCCCAGCAAACACAATGTACAGGCCATTCCAACCCTTATTTTCTTTAAGGATGGAGCGGTTGTCAATCAGATTACCGGCATGGTGGCAAAGGAAAAACTTGAAGAGGCCATCAAAAGCGTTCTTTAA
- a CDS encoding rubrerythrin, which translates to MASLKGTRTEKNLLTAFAGESQARMRYNYFASQAKKDGYVQISAIFAETADQEKEHAKRFFKFLEGGELEICGTFPAGVIGSTLENLKAAAAGEHEEWSQMYPEFAVIAREEGFDEIGEVFEMVSVAEKQHEKRYNDLAANIEAGTVFKKETPITWRCRNCGYLHEGTEAVETCPACDHPQAHFEVLGENW; encoded by the coding sequence ATGGCCAGTTTGAAAGGAACCAGAACAGAAAAAAACCTGCTCACCGCCTTTGCCGGTGAATCCCAGGCAAGAATGCGTTATAATTATTTTGCCAGCCAGGCTAAAAAGGACGGGTATGTCCAGATTTCTGCAATTTTTGCCGAAACTGCCGACCAGGAAAAAGAGCATGCAAAGCGCTTTTTTAAATTTCTTGAAGGCGGAGAGCTCGAAATTTGCGGCACGTTTCCTGCCGGTGTCATTGGTAGCACACTGGAAAACTTGAAAGCGGCTGCGGCCGGAGAACATGAAGAGTGGTCCCAAATGTACCCGGAATTTGCCGTCATTGCCAGGGAAGAAGGATTTGACGAAATTGGCGAGGTTTTTGAGATGGTGTCTGTTGCTGAAAAACAGCATGAAAAAAGATACAATGATTTGGCGGCCAATATTGAGGCAGGCACGGTTTTCAAAAAAGAGACACCGATCACCTGGCGGTGCCGGAATTGCGGTTATCTGCATGAAGGAACTGAAGCGGTTGAAACGTGCCCGGCTTGCGACCATCCCCAGGCTCATTTTGAAGTTCTGGGTGAAAACTGGTAA
- a CDS encoding transcriptional repressor, producing MDLFYKKCKANKLKITPQRVAIYKALAASVSHPSAEQIHKEVKKQFPNISIDTVNRTLVTFSGVHMIDVVEGHGDPRRFDPNRKAHHHFYCKSCHKIFDFQADTLDNLALPPEIEKKFLITGKRICLTGYCNHCRSKTAAEKNNFDCGKAHGPGTRK from the coding sequence TTGGATTTATTCTACAAAAAATGCAAGGCAAACAAGCTGAAAATTACGCCCCAGCGCGTGGCAATTTATAAGGCGTTAGCAGCCTCTGTTTCCCATCCCAGTGCAGAACAGATCCACAAAGAGGTAAAAAAACAATTCCCCAATATCAGCATAGATACGGTAAACCGGACCCTTGTGACCTTTTCCGGCGTCCATATGATTGATGTTGTGGAGGGTCATGGTGATCCCAGACGATTTGATCCAAATCGAAAAGCACATCACCATTTTTACTGCAAGTCCTGTCACAAAATATTTGATTTCCAGGCAGATACCTTGGACAATTTAGCCCTGCCCCCGGAAATAGAAAAAAAATTTTTAATCACGGGAAAAAGGATCTGCCTGACAGGCTATTGTAACCACTGCCGCAGCAAAACGGCAGCTGAAAAAAATAACTTTGATTGCGGTAAGGCCCATGGGCCTGGAACTCGCAAATAA